From the genome of Vicia villosa cultivar HV-30 ecotype Madison, WI linkage group LG2, Vvil1.0, whole genome shotgun sequence, one region includes:
- the LOC131651725 gene encoding uncharacterized protein LOC131651725 isoform X3: protein MAKRKRLNIVRKSGKPQTDKQLVDSSNEVNHNINEEYEQFGVDTRENQMVASLNHQNYQPQSEQQIQVGSQVESHISFNGMCSSLPKDTILRRKRSSAVRNSSNSQAKEKQILDSSNEVNQHKYSYSKAKEFAQFEAVDTRENLMLASLIRQNDVPQSEQQIYTGSHVEHPISFGRMGESLPEDTIVRRTTRLSARKSGKAQAEEQLINSSNAVSQNNHNINVKYAKIGRGTKNNLMVVSLNNQNDESQSEQQFQVGSLPKDTTGRNIKFKAVQKDTRGKLMAGSLSHQNHESQPEQQIQVGSHAEYPISFGRMGKSLPKDTMGRCTRLNDVRKIGKSQAEEQLIDSSPVVHQTNYSIHEKSAQLGGVSTRGNRKVASLNHQSDQSQSEQVLVGSHMESPISFGRMNKRLPKDTMGKRRRLNTVRKSGIAQAEEQLIDSSNAVNQNNHNINENSAQLGGEQVQVGSHVESPISFGRMSKRLPKDTMGKHRRLNAVRKSGKAQSEEQLIDSSNAVNQNNHNIYEKSAQLGGVSTSGNLMGASLNHHNVQSQSEQVQVGSHVDSPISFSKTSKRLPKDTMERRKRPNAVQKSGRSQAEKQLINSSIEVNRNHHNINEEYDQFVGDTRENLMAASLTHQSHRSQFQQQVPVENQVETSISLGRVGQRLPKDTTGKRRRLNAVRKSGKAQAEEQLIDSFNAVGQNNHNMHEKSAQLGGVRTRGNLMGASLNHRNDQSQSEHAQVESHVESPISFDRMSKRLPRDTMERRKRPNAVPKSGRSQAEKQLIDSSIEVNRNNHTLNEECDQIVGDTRGNLMVASLNHQSDRSPSVQQIPVESRVETCSVGRMSQTLSKGQTRVRGYTRMLDVWNLPDGEFIRVEVDSLGNPIGWEGKKLLNAIGSLARKHQYAPINILSWKDMPELNITNMLDLIQSKFHFVPTLTDQTKQILKDNLSSKWRQFKHDLKEKGYDENMTEEEMAANIPDRRVDPSQYRALVHHWCSQKGQKISNINKRNRSKYEDIHCMGTKSLPRFIHEATEANGAQPSRAEIYIQTRTRKDGSIVTEKAADVIGELKKHMVEASSSRTPQIPQDSTNWANDIYSKVRGPEKRGSVRCLGKVPRLSNTLSRNPNVENRVVKLENLLGNLVSVLQTRFSADKQINDVLQAIAQEVPAAAPSTPNDSSGNYQQTTSDSYSSDSY from the exons ATGGCTAAACGTAAAAGGTTGAATATTGTTCGAAAAAGTGGCAAACCACAAACTGATAAGCAATTAGTTGATAGCTCTAATGAAGTCAACCACAACATAAATGAAGAGTATGAACAGTTTGGAGTTG ATACAAGAGAAAACCAAATGGTTGCAAGCCTTAATCACCAAAATTACCAACCACAATCAGAACAACAAATACAAGTGGGAAGTCAAGTTGAATCTCATATTTCTTTCAATGGAATGTGTAGTAGTTTACCTAAAG ACACCATTTTGAGGCGCAAAAGGTCGAGTGCTGTTCGAAATAGTAGCAATTCACAAGCTAAAGAGAAACAAATACTTGATAGCTCCAATGAAGTCAACCAACACAAGTACAGTTACAGTAAAGCCAAAGAGTTTGCACAATTTGAAGCAG tagaCACAAGAGAGAATCTAATGCTAGCTAGTCTGATTCGCCAAAATGATGTGCCACAATCAGAACAGCAAATATACACGGGAAGTCATGTTGAGCATCCTATTTCTTTTGGTAGAATGGGTGAAAGTTTACCTGAAG ATACTATAGTGAGACGCACGACAAGGTTGAGTGCTCGAAAAAGTGGCAAGGCACAAGCTGAAGAGCAATTAATTAACAGCTCAAATGCAGTCAGCCAAAACAACCATAATATAAATGTTAAGTATGCTAAGATTGGAAGAG GTACAAAAAACAATCTAATGGTAGTAAGTTTGAATAACCAAAATGATGAATCACAGTCAGAACAACAATTCCAAGTGGGAAGTTTACCTAAAG ATACCACTGGTAGGAACATAAAGTTTAAAGCTGTTCAAAAAG ATACAAGAGGGAAATTAATGGCAGGAAGTCTGAGCCACCAAAATCATGAATCACAACCAGAACAGCAAATACAAGTGGGAAGCCATGCTGAATATCCTATTTCTTTTGGTAGAATGGGTAAAAGTTTACCTAAAG ATACTATGGGGAGGTGCACGAGATTGAATGATGTTAGAAAAATTGGCAAATCACAAGCTGAAGAGCAATTAATTGATAGCTCTCCTGTAGTCCACCAAACCAACTACAGTATACATGAAAAGTCTGCACAATTGGGAGGAG TATCTACAAGAGGGAATCGAAAGGTAGCAAGTCTTAACCACCAAAGTGACCAATCACAATCAGAACAAGTACTAGTGGGAAGTCACATGGAATCTCCAATTTCTTTTGGTAGAATGaataaaagactacctaaag ATACCATGGGGAAGCGCAGGAGACTGAATACTGTTAGAAAAAGTGGCATAGCACAAGCTGAAGAGCAATTGATTGATAGCTCTAATGCAGTCAACCAAAACAACCACAATATAAATGAAAATTCTGCACAATTGGGAGGAG AACAAGTACAAGTGGGAAGTCATGTGGAATCTCCAATTTCTTTTGGTAGAATGAGTAAAAGATTACCTAAAG ATACCATGGGGAAGCACAGGAGATTGAATGCTGTTAGAAAGAGTGGCAAAGCACAATCTGAAGAGCAATTGATTGATAGCTCTAATGCAGTCAACCAAAACAACCACAATATATATGAAAAGTCTGCACAATTGGGAGGAG TTTCTACAAGTGGGAATCTAATGGGGGCAAGTCTTAACCACCACAATGTTCAATCACAATCTGAACAAGTACAAGTAGGAAGTCATGTGGATTCTCCAATTTCTTTTAGTAAAACGAGTAAAAGGTTACCTAAAG ATACAATGGAGAGGCGCAAAAGACCAAATGCTGTTCAGAAAAGTGGCAGATCACAAGCTGAAAAGCAATTGATTAATAGTTCGATTGAAGTCAACAGAAACCACCACAATATAAATGAAGAGTATGACCAGTTTGTCGGAG ATACAAGAGAGAATCTAATGGCAGCAAGTCTTACTCACCAAAGTCACCgatcacaatttcaacaacaagTTCCAGTGGAAAATCAAGTggaaacttctatttctttaggTAGAGTGGGTCAAAGATTACCTAAAG ATACCACGGGGAAGCGCAGGAGATTGAATGCTGTTAGAAAAAGTGGCAAAGCACAAGCTGAAGAGCAATTGATTGATAGCTTTAATGCAGTCGGCCAAAACAACCATAACATGCATGAAAAGTCTGCACAACTAGGAGGAG TACGTACACGAGGGAATCTAATGGGAGCAAGTCTTAACCACCGAAATGATCAATCACAATCAGAACATGCACAAGTGGAAAGTCATGTGGAATCTCCAATTTCTTTTGATAGAATGAGTAAAAGATTACCTAGAG ATACCATGGAGAGACGCAAAAGGCCGAATGCTGTTCCGAAAAGTGGCAGATCACAAGCTGAAAAGCAATTGATTGATAGTTCTATTGAAGTTAACCGAAACAACCACACTCTAAATGAAGAGTGTGATCAAATTGTTGGAG ATACCAGAGGGAATCTAATGGTTGCAAGTCTTAATCACCAAAGTGATCGATCACCATCAGTACAACAAATTCCAGTGGAAAGTCGAGTAGAAACTTGTTCTGTTGGTAGAATGAGCCAAACTTTATCTAAAG GTCAAACGAGGGTAAGAGGTTATACCCGAATGTTGGATGTGTGGAATTTGCCTGATGGAGAATTCATACGTGTTGAAGTAGATTCTTTAGGCAATCCTATTGGGTGGGAAGGAAAAAAACTTTTAAATGCAATAGGTTCCTTGGCAAGGAAGCACCAATATGCTCCCATCAATATTCTAAGCTGGAAAGACATGCCAGAGCTGAATATAACTAATATGCTTGATTTGATACAG AGTAAGTTTCATTTTGTTCCTACATTGACGGaccaaacaaagcaaatactaaAAGATAATTTGAGTTCTAAGTGGAGGCAATTCAAGCATGATTTGAAAGAAAAGGGATACGATGAAAACATGactgaggaagaaatggctgccaACATCCCTGATAGAAGAGTTGATCCTTCTCAATATCGTGCTTTAGTACATCATTGGTGTTCCCAGAAAGGACAG AAAATAAGCAACATCAACAAAAGGAATCGCTCAAAATATGAGGATATACATTGCATGGGAACGAAGAGTCTTCCAAGGTTCATTCATGAG GCAACCGAGGCTAATGGAGCACAACCTTCACGAGCTGAAATTTATATTCAAACTCGAACTCGTAAAGATGGGAGTATTGTGACTGAGAAGGCAGCTGATGTCATT GGTGAATTAAAGAAGCATATGGTAGAGGCTTCAAGTTCACGAACTCCTCAAATTCCTCAAGATTCTACAAATTGGGCAAATGACATATACTCGAAAGTAAGAGGTCCTGAAAAGAGAGGATCTGTGCGCTGTTTAGGCAAGGTTCCACGTCTTTCAAATACTTTATCTCGAAACCCTAATGTAGAAAATAGGGTCGTCAAATTAGAAAATTTGCTTGGGAATCTTGTTTCTGTTCTTCAAACACGATTTTCAGCAGACAAACAAATTAATGATGTTTTGCAAGCTATAGCTCAAGAG GTACCTGCTGCTGCTCCAAGTACACCAAATGATTCCTCTGGTAACTATCAGCAAACTACAAGTGACAGCTATTCAAGTGACAGTTATTGA
- the LOC131651725 gene encoding uncharacterized protein LOC131651725 isoform X5: MAKRKRLNIVRKSGKPQTDKQLVDSSNEVNHNINEEYEQFGVDTRENQMVASLNHQNYQPQSEQQIQVGSQVESHISFNGMCSSLPKDTILRRKRSSAVRNSSNSQAKEKQILDSSNEVNQHKYSYSKAKEFAQFEAVDTRENLMLASLIRQNDVPQSEQQIYTGSHVEHPISFGRMGESLPEDTIVRRTTRLSARKSGKAQAEEQLINSSNAVSQNNHNINVKYAKIGRGTKNNLMVVSLNNQNDESQSEQQFQVGSLPKDTTGRNIKFKAVQKDTRGKLMAGSLSHQNHESQPEQQIQVGSHAEYPISFGRMGKSLPKDTMGRCTRLNDVRKIGKSQAEEQLIDSSPVVHQTNYSIHEKSAQLGGVSTRGNRKVASLNHQSDQSQSEQVLVGSHMESPISFGRMNKRLPKDTMGKRRRLNTVRKSGIAQAEEQLIDSSNAVNQNNHNINENSAQLGGASLNHQNYQSQSEQVQVGSHVESPISFGRMSKRLPKDTMGKHRRLNAVRKSGKAQSEEQLIDSSNAVNQNNHNIYEKSAQLGGVSTSGNLMGASLNHHNVQSQSEQVQVGSHVDSPISFSKTSKRLPKDTMERRKRPNAVQKSGRSQAEKQLINSSIEVNRNHHNINEEYDQFVGDTRENLMAASLTHQSHRSQFQQQVPVENQVETSISLGRVGQRLPKDTTGKRRRLNAVRKSGKAQAEEQLIDSFNAVGQNNHNMHEKSAQLGGDTMERRKRPNAVPKSGRSQAEKQLIDSSIEVNRNNHTLNEECDQIVGDTRGNLMVASLNHQSDRSPSVQQIPVESRVETCSVGRMSQTLSKGQTRVRGYTRMLDVWNLPDGEFIRVEVDSLGNPIGWEGKKLLNAIGSLARKHQYAPINILSWKDMPELNITNMLDLIQSKFHFVPTLTDQTKQILKDNLSSKWRQFKHDLKEKGYDENMTEEEMAANIPDRRVDPSQYRALVHHWCSQKGQKISNINKRNRSKYEDIHCMGTKSLPRFIHEATEANGAQPSRAEIYIQTRTRKDGSIVTEKAADVIGELKKHMVEASSSRTPQIPQDSTNWANDIYSKVRGPEKRGSVRCLGKVPRLSNTLSRNPNVENRVVKLENLLGNLVSVLQTRFSADKQINDVLQAIAQEVPAAAPSTPNDSSGNYQQTTSDSYSSDSY, translated from the exons ATGGCTAAACGTAAAAGGTTGAATATTGTTCGAAAAAGTGGCAAACCACAAACTGATAAGCAATTAGTTGATAGCTCTAATGAAGTCAACCACAACATAAATGAAGAGTATGAACAGTTTGGAGTTG ATACAAGAGAAAACCAAATGGTTGCAAGCCTTAATCACCAAAATTACCAACCACAATCAGAACAACAAATACAAGTGGGAAGTCAAGTTGAATCTCATATTTCTTTCAATGGAATGTGTAGTAGTTTACCTAAAG ACACCATTTTGAGGCGCAAAAGGTCGAGTGCTGTTCGAAATAGTAGCAATTCACAAGCTAAAGAGAAACAAATACTTGATAGCTCCAATGAAGTCAACCAACACAAGTACAGTTACAGTAAAGCCAAAGAGTTTGCACAATTTGAAGCAG tagaCACAAGAGAGAATCTAATGCTAGCTAGTCTGATTCGCCAAAATGATGTGCCACAATCAGAACAGCAAATATACACGGGAAGTCATGTTGAGCATCCTATTTCTTTTGGTAGAATGGGTGAAAGTTTACCTGAAG ATACTATAGTGAGACGCACGACAAGGTTGAGTGCTCGAAAAAGTGGCAAGGCACAAGCTGAAGAGCAATTAATTAACAGCTCAAATGCAGTCAGCCAAAACAACCATAATATAAATGTTAAGTATGCTAAGATTGGAAGAG GTACAAAAAACAATCTAATGGTAGTAAGTTTGAATAACCAAAATGATGAATCACAGTCAGAACAACAATTCCAAGTGGGAAGTTTACCTAAAG ATACCACTGGTAGGAACATAAAGTTTAAAGCTGTTCAAAAAG ATACAAGAGGGAAATTAATGGCAGGAAGTCTGAGCCACCAAAATCATGAATCACAACCAGAACAGCAAATACAAGTGGGAAGCCATGCTGAATATCCTATTTCTTTTGGTAGAATGGGTAAAAGTTTACCTAAAG ATACTATGGGGAGGTGCACGAGATTGAATGATGTTAGAAAAATTGGCAAATCACAAGCTGAAGAGCAATTAATTGATAGCTCTCCTGTAGTCCACCAAACCAACTACAGTATACATGAAAAGTCTGCACAATTGGGAGGAG TATCTACAAGAGGGAATCGAAAGGTAGCAAGTCTTAACCACCAAAGTGACCAATCACAATCAGAACAAGTACTAGTGGGAAGTCACATGGAATCTCCAATTTCTTTTGGTAGAATGaataaaagactacctaaag ATACCATGGGGAAGCGCAGGAGACTGAATACTGTTAGAAAAAGTGGCATAGCACAAGCTGAAGAGCAATTGATTGATAGCTCTAATGCAGTCAACCAAAACAACCACAATATAAATGAAAATTCTGCACAATTGGGAGGAG CAAGTCTGAACCACCAAAATTACCAATCACAATCAGAACAAGTACAAGTGGGAAGTCATGTGGAATCTCCAATTTCTTTTGGTAGAATGAGTAAAAGATTACCTAAAG ATACCATGGGGAAGCACAGGAGATTGAATGCTGTTAGAAAGAGTGGCAAAGCACAATCTGAAGAGCAATTGATTGATAGCTCTAATGCAGTCAACCAAAACAACCACAATATATATGAAAAGTCTGCACAATTGGGAGGAG TTTCTACAAGTGGGAATCTAATGGGGGCAAGTCTTAACCACCACAATGTTCAATCACAATCTGAACAAGTACAAGTAGGAAGTCATGTGGATTCTCCAATTTCTTTTAGTAAAACGAGTAAAAGGTTACCTAAAG ATACAATGGAGAGGCGCAAAAGACCAAATGCTGTTCAGAAAAGTGGCAGATCACAAGCTGAAAAGCAATTGATTAATAGTTCGATTGAAGTCAACAGAAACCACCACAATATAAATGAAGAGTATGACCAGTTTGTCGGAG ATACAAGAGAGAATCTAATGGCAGCAAGTCTTACTCACCAAAGTCACCgatcacaatttcaacaacaagTTCCAGTGGAAAATCAAGTggaaacttctatttctttaggTAGAGTGGGTCAAAGATTACCTAAAG ATACCACGGGGAAGCGCAGGAGATTGAATGCTGTTAGAAAAAGTGGCAAAGCACAAGCTGAAGAGCAATTGATTGATAGCTTTAATGCAGTCGGCCAAAACAACCATAACATGCATGAAAAGTCTGCACAACTAGGAGGAG ATACCATGGAGAGACGCAAAAGGCCGAATGCTGTTCCGAAAAGTGGCAGATCACAAGCTGAAAAGCAATTGATTGATAGTTCTATTGAAGTTAACCGAAACAACCACACTCTAAATGAAGAGTGTGATCAAATTGTTGGAG ATACCAGAGGGAATCTAATGGTTGCAAGTCTTAATCACCAAAGTGATCGATCACCATCAGTACAACAAATTCCAGTGGAAAGTCGAGTAGAAACTTGTTCTGTTGGTAGAATGAGCCAAACTTTATCTAAAG GTCAAACGAGGGTAAGAGGTTATACCCGAATGTTGGATGTGTGGAATTTGCCTGATGGAGAATTCATACGTGTTGAAGTAGATTCTTTAGGCAATCCTATTGGGTGGGAAGGAAAAAAACTTTTAAATGCAATAGGTTCCTTGGCAAGGAAGCACCAATATGCTCCCATCAATATTCTAAGCTGGAAAGACATGCCAGAGCTGAATATAACTAATATGCTTGATTTGATACAG AGTAAGTTTCATTTTGTTCCTACATTGACGGaccaaacaaagcaaatactaaAAGATAATTTGAGTTCTAAGTGGAGGCAATTCAAGCATGATTTGAAAGAAAAGGGATACGATGAAAACATGactgaggaagaaatggctgccaACATCCCTGATAGAAGAGTTGATCCTTCTCAATATCGTGCTTTAGTACATCATTGGTGTTCCCAGAAAGGACAG AAAATAAGCAACATCAACAAAAGGAATCGCTCAAAATATGAGGATATACATTGCATGGGAACGAAGAGTCTTCCAAGGTTCATTCATGAG GCAACCGAGGCTAATGGAGCACAACCTTCACGAGCTGAAATTTATATTCAAACTCGAACTCGTAAAGATGGGAGTATTGTGACTGAGAAGGCAGCTGATGTCATT GGTGAATTAAAGAAGCATATGGTAGAGGCTTCAAGTTCACGAACTCCTCAAATTCCTCAAGATTCTACAAATTGGGCAAATGACATATACTCGAAAGTAAGAGGTCCTGAAAAGAGAGGATCTGTGCGCTGTTTAGGCAAGGTTCCACGTCTTTCAAATACTTTATCTCGAAACCCTAATGTAGAAAATAGGGTCGTCAAATTAGAAAATTTGCTTGGGAATCTTGTTTCTGTTCTTCAAACACGATTTTCAGCAGACAAACAAATTAATGATGTTTTGCAAGCTATAGCTCAAGAG GTACCTGCTGCTGCTCCAAGTACACCAAATGATTCCTCTGGTAACTATCAGCAAACTACAAGTGACAGCTATTCAAGTGACAGTTATTGA
- the LOC131651725 gene encoding uncharacterized protein LOC131651725 isoform X7 translates to MAKRKRLNIVRKSGKPQTDKQLVDSSNEVNHNINEEYEQFGVDTRENQMVASLNHQNYQPQSEQQIQVGSQVESHISFNGMCSSLPKDTILRRKRSSAVRNSSNSQAKEKQILDSSNEVNQHKYSYSKAKEFAQFEAVDTRENLMLASLIRQNDVPQSEQQIYTGSHVEHPISFGRMGESLPEDTIVRRTTRLSARKSGKAQAEEQLINSSNAVSQNNHNINVKYAKIGRGTKNNLMVVSLNNQNDESQSEQQFQVGSLPKDTTGRNIKFKAVQKDTRGKLMAGSLSHQNHESQPEQQIQVGSHAEYPISFGRMGKSLPKDTMGRCTRLNDVRKIGKSQAEEQLIDSSPVVHQTNYSIHEKSAQLGGVSTRGNRKVASLNHQSDQSQSEQVLVGSHMESPISFGRMNKRLPKDTMGKRRRLNTVRKSGIAQAEEQLIDSSNAVNQNNHNINENSAQLGGASLNHQNYQSQSEQVQVGSHVESPISFGRMSKRLPKDTMGKHRRLNAVRKSGKAQSEEQLIDSSNAVNQNNHNIYEKSAQLGGVSTSGNLMGASLNHHNVQSQSEQVQVGSHVDSPISFSKTSKRLPKDTMERRKRPNAVQKSGRSQAEKQLINSSIEVNRNHHNINEEYDQFVGDTRENLMAASLTHQSHRSQFQQQVPVENQVETSISLGRVGQRLPKDTTGKRRRLNAVRKSGKAQAEEQLIDSFNAVGQNNHNMHEKSAQLGGVRTRGNLMGASLNHRNDQSQSEHAQVESHVESPISFDRMSKRLPRDTRGNLMVASLNHQSDRSPSVQQIPVESRVETCSVGRMSQTLSKGQTRVRGYTRMLDVWNLPDGEFIRVEVDSLGNPIGWEGKKLLNAIGSLARKHQYAPINILSWKDMPELNITNMLDLIQSKFHFVPTLTDQTKQILKDNLSSKWRQFKHDLKEKGYDENMTEEEMAANIPDRRVDPSQYRALVHHWCSQKGQKISNINKRNRSKYEDIHCMGTKSLPRFIHEATEANGAQPSRAEIYIQTRTRKDGSIVTEKAADVIGELKKHMVEASSSRTPQIPQDSTNWANDIYSKVRGPEKRGSVRCLGKVPRLSNTLSRNPNVENRVVKLENLLGNLVSVLQTRFSADKQINDVLQAIAQEVPAAAPSTPNDSSGNYQQTTSDSYSSDSY, encoded by the exons ATGGCTAAACGTAAAAGGTTGAATATTGTTCGAAAAAGTGGCAAACCACAAACTGATAAGCAATTAGTTGATAGCTCTAATGAAGTCAACCACAACATAAATGAAGAGTATGAACAGTTTGGAGTTG ATACAAGAGAAAACCAAATGGTTGCAAGCCTTAATCACCAAAATTACCAACCACAATCAGAACAACAAATACAAGTGGGAAGTCAAGTTGAATCTCATATTTCTTTCAATGGAATGTGTAGTAGTTTACCTAAAG ACACCATTTTGAGGCGCAAAAGGTCGAGTGCTGTTCGAAATAGTAGCAATTCACAAGCTAAAGAGAAACAAATACTTGATAGCTCCAATGAAGTCAACCAACACAAGTACAGTTACAGTAAAGCCAAAGAGTTTGCACAATTTGAAGCAG tagaCACAAGAGAGAATCTAATGCTAGCTAGTCTGATTCGCCAAAATGATGTGCCACAATCAGAACAGCAAATATACACGGGAAGTCATGTTGAGCATCCTATTTCTTTTGGTAGAATGGGTGAAAGTTTACCTGAAG ATACTATAGTGAGACGCACGACAAGGTTGAGTGCTCGAAAAAGTGGCAAGGCACAAGCTGAAGAGCAATTAATTAACAGCTCAAATGCAGTCAGCCAAAACAACCATAATATAAATGTTAAGTATGCTAAGATTGGAAGAG GTACAAAAAACAATCTAATGGTAGTAAGTTTGAATAACCAAAATGATGAATCACAGTCAGAACAACAATTCCAAGTGGGAAGTTTACCTAAAG ATACCACTGGTAGGAACATAAAGTTTAAAGCTGTTCAAAAAG ATACAAGAGGGAAATTAATGGCAGGAAGTCTGAGCCACCAAAATCATGAATCACAACCAGAACAGCAAATACAAGTGGGAAGCCATGCTGAATATCCTATTTCTTTTGGTAGAATGGGTAAAAGTTTACCTAAAG ATACTATGGGGAGGTGCACGAGATTGAATGATGTTAGAAAAATTGGCAAATCACAAGCTGAAGAGCAATTAATTGATAGCTCTCCTGTAGTCCACCAAACCAACTACAGTATACATGAAAAGTCTGCACAATTGGGAGGAG TATCTACAAGAGGGAATCGAAAGGTAGCAAGTCTTAACCACCAAAGTGACCAATCACAATCAGAACAAGTACTAGTGGGAAGTCACATGGAATCTCCAATTTCTTTTGGTAGAATGaataaaagactacctaaag ATACCATGGGGAAGCGCAGGAGACTGAATACTGTTAGAAAAAGTGGCATAGCACAAGCTGAAGAGCAATTGATTGATAGCTCTAATGCAGTCAACCAAAACAACCACAATATAAATGAAAATTCTGCACAATTGGGAGGAG CAAGTCTGAACCACCAAAATTACCAATCACAATCAGAACAAGTACAAGTGGGAAGTCATGTGGAATCTCCAATTTCTTTTGGTAGAATGAGTAAAAGATTACCTAAAG ATACCATGGGGAAGCACAGGAGATTGAATGCTGTTAGAAAGAGTGGCAAAGCACAATCTGAAGAGCAATTGATTGATAGCTCTAATGCAGTCAACCAAAACAACCACAATATATATGAAAAGTCTGCACAATTGGGAGGAG TTTCTACAAGTGGGAATCTAATGGGGGCAAGTCTTAACCACCACAATGTTCAATCACAATCTGAACAAGTACAAGTAGGAAGTCATGTGGATTCTCCAATTTCTTTTAGTAAAACGAGTAAAAGGTTACCTAAAG ATACAATGGAGAGGCGCAAAAGACCAAATGCTGTTCAGAAAAGTGGCAGATCACAAGCTGAAAAGCAATTGATTAATAGTTCGATTGAAGTCAACAGAAACCACCACAATATAAATGAAGAGTATGACCAGTTTGTCGGAG ATACAAGAGAGAATCTAATGGCAGCAAGTCTTACTCACCAAAGTCACCgatcacaatttcaacaacaagTTCCAGTGGAAAATCAAGTggaaacttctatttctttaggTAGAGTGGGTCAAAGATTACCTAAAG ATACCACGGGGAAGCGCAGGAGATTGAATGCTGTTAGAAAAAGTGGCAAAGCACAAGCTGAAGAGCAATTGATTGATAGCTTTAATGCAGTCGGCCAAAACAACCATAACATGCATGAAAAGTCTGCACAACTAGGAGGAG TACGTACACGAGGGAATCTAATGGGAGCAAGTCTTAACCACCGAAATGATCAATCACAATCAGAACATGCACAAGTGGAAAGTCATGTGGAATCTCCAATTTCTTTTGATAGAATGAGTAAAAGATTACCTAGAG ATACCAGAGGGAATCTAATGGTTGCAAGTCTTAATCACCAAAGTGATCGATCACCATCAGTACAACAAATTCCAGTGGAAAGTCGAGTAGAAACTTGTTCTGTTGGTAGAATGAGCCAAACTTTATCTAAAG GTCAAACGAGGGTAAGAGGTTATACCCGAATGTTGGATGTGTGGAATTTGCCTGATGGAGAATTCATACGTGTTGAAGTAGATTCTTTAGGCAATCCTATTGGGTGGGAAGGAAAAAAACTTTTAAATGCAATAGGTTCCTTGGCAAGGAAGCACCAATATGCTCCCATCAATATTCTAAGCTGGAAAGACATGCCAGAGCTGAATATAACTAATATGCTTGATTTGATACAG AGTAAGTTTCATTTTGTTCCTACATTGACGGaccaaacaaagcaaatactaaAAGATAATTTGAGTTCTAAGTGGAGGCAATTCAAGCATGATTTGAAAGAAAAGGGATACGATGAAAACATGactgaggaagaaatggctgccaACATCCCTGATAGAAGAGTTGATCCTTCTCAATATCGTGCTTTAGTACATCATTGGTGTTCCCAGAAAGGACAG AAAATAAGCAACATCAACAAAAGGAATCGCTCAAAATATGAGGATATACATTGCATGGGAACGAAGAGTCTTCCAAGGTTCATTCATGAG GCAACCGAGGCTAATGGAGCACAACCTTCACGAGCTGAAATTTATATTCAAACTCGAACTCGTAAAGATGGGAGTATTGTGACTGAGAAGGCAGCTGATGTCATT GGTGAATTAAAGAAGCATATGGTAGAGGCTTCAAGTTCACGAACTCCTCAAATTCCTCAAGATTCTACAAATTGGGCAAATGACATATACTCGAAAGTAAGAGGTCCTGAAAAGAGAGGATCTGTGCGCTGTTTAGGCAAGGTTCCACGTCTTTCAAATACTTTATCTCGAAACCCTAATGTAGAAAATAGGGTCGTCAAATTAGAAAATTTGCTTGGGAATCTTGTTTCTGTTCTTCAAACACGATTTTCAGCAGACAAACAAATTAATGATGTTTTGCAAGCTATAGCTCAAGAG GTACCTGCTGCTGCTCCAAGTACACCAAATGATTCCTCTGGTAACTATCAGCAAACTACAAGTGACAGCTATTCAAGTGACAGTTATTGA